aattgggccgggaatgggtcggcaggtggacgaaaagcggacgcgTGTCCGTTGTGGGTCGGCGCATTGGGCCGACTTTTTTGTCCGCGTCGACCCAAACGGGCgcgcgcggacgaaatgggtcagcgcgttggagttgctctaaccacCGTGCCAACACGATGTTGCTAAATAAATCTAGTTCATTACCAATTTATCGGGACGTTAATATTTCTTTTGCGGGACGTTAACGTTTTGAATTCAAAAAACTTGGATATAACCACATGGGATAGTGTTGCAAATTGGAAATGTTCTTGAAGGTTTCTTTATCACCATTTTGATTTTAGGCTACATGTTATTAAAATTTACTGGAAAAGTTGATGAATTGAGGATTCAAGGACTAGAAAAAGTGTTCTGTTTTTAGCGACCTTTTTGCGGTTGTGTCTCTTGTGGAACCGCACAGAGAGATTGATTGGGAGAGATCACACATGATCATCTAGGAGAAGGATCACATTGTACTTGCAATCTTGTGTTTGGGGTCCTTGCCAAGTTCTCAGACCTTTCTATAATTTTTCCCTTTAGGTATTTGGGTTAGCTGAACAATGCTTCCTGAAATATTGTAAAGCAACTCTATATCCTTGGGGCCTCTCTTACGTCCAAAAGAAATGGAAAAGAGCAAGGAGCGGAATTGGGCTGCCTCACGAAGGTGGATGTGTGGGTGCACTTGCAGAAATCTGTGACATTCACGACATCCGACACTCTGAGGACCCCAAGCATCTAGTTGCTGCCCGGACGTCCGAAAACCTACCACACCCTGCTTGCCCTGCCTTCACCCCGTTTCGAGGTCGCCACCCCAAATTTCCCCGCCTATCATTCAAGCTCCAATGCTGCATGGGCCAGCCATCCTGCAGCCCACGCTGTACTACAAAAACATCCACAATGCATGATCATCATACCGAAACTCGAGACCGCTGCCCGGCCTCCATTGTCAACTAACCACTCTTCAGGTCATTTCAATCGATGGTAGCTCAGCAACCGCCGCAAAAGAGTGGCCACTCAACGATGGAGGGCTATACTGAAAATGTTCATTGTTGAATGTGAACCTACAAATTGTAGGCCGTTGGAGGGCTATACTGAAAAGAGGCATAACAACTTTGTGGTGATGCCACGTATATCACTAGGGTTATGGTGATCTAATAAAAACTAGGGCTATGCCTATCGAATAAAAACTAGGGTTATGCAAGTTTATTTCACTGAATTTCAGTTCAAGAGATTGCACACAGAGTCATATTATTTCTGTTTTATTGACAACGGTGATAAATGTGGTCATGAAATTATGCAAATGGATAGCTCATGATGTTACTGAAAGGACATCAGCCGCTAATAAGGGTTTTGGTGTTAATGACAATAGTGATTCGACGACTAACTATGTTTCGAGCATATTTGAGTTTACACATCTATGAAAATGAAACATATTGTAGGTTGGCAACCCCCAAGCTTAAAGGACAAGAAGACGACATGCCAAATTGCACCGATGATTTATCATTTTTGAGTCATAGGTACACCACACTATAAAGAGGGGATGCAGATGCACCTTGGATCAAGTGTGGGAATCACTGAAACTTTTATAGCCAAATACACCCACATCCTATGAGAGAAAAAGCACAAATGATTAAATTTAGTTTGCCTTCGTATTGACAGTCAGGACCAAGTCGGAGTATCCGACCTATGTCGGACTATCCGACGTGGTGTCAGACTTTGTTCAGTGCTCTGGATAAGGCACACTGGGTCGAAAACTAGCCGAGACTACCCGACAAGTCAGAATGTCCAACTTATGTCTGACTTTTTTAGGTTGTGTGCATTACGGGCAAATATTTGTGGCTACTATataaaccacccttctccaaggggggaggggggggggagtgggtgaCGATTTCATTCCTCTTTCCTCCACTGATTCAAAGCTTACACCTTTGGTTCCTCCCTCTCTAGCCAATCAATCCACACCATTTTAGGGAGACAAGGAGAACACCTGATCTACAAATCTATCCAAGAAAAACTCAAGTTCGTTCGTTCCTAGTAAATCTTTGTACTCTTGGTTTTGTGGGAAACCCTAGATGGTTGTGTTACTCGGGAGCTTCCAAGTCGTGTGATTGTAGCCCGGGCTCGTTTGTGAGTGTTTGGAGCTCGCGAAGAGCTACTCCTAGTGGAAGGGAACCTAAGCATTCATTGTTTGTGGTTCTCGGGGAACAAGGTGAGACATTTGGTGTCGTGGGAGTATTCGTTGTTCCCCACTCTCCAATAAAGATTAGCACACCCCCAAGTGTGTGAACTTCGAATTACATCCTTGTCTCCACCACTTTCAGTTGTCTCTTAACCCTAGCTTAACTTGTTGTTTTACTTTCTTGTGTGTTACCTTGTGTAACTTACTAGCTTGTCGTAACTCATCATATAGGGTTCTATCACTCTAGTTGCATTTCTAGAGAACTTATATTTCTGCCCTTGACTATAAAAAGCAACTAAGAAAATAATTTAATTTGGTAGTCGtctatttaaccccccccccccctctctctctagtCGACATTATCGACATCTTTGATCCTTCAATTACATCTCCAAATTCAATCATTTATGTGGGGACATTTATTTTGGGTGTTGGGGGTCCGTAAAGATCTCTAAGTCAATTACCCCAAACCTCTATCGGCACACTGAAAATTCCAAATTCCAGATAGAGATCTGGTCAAAATCAGAGCAACACATAGCTTTTGCCATATTACGCAAACCTCGTTTAGAGAAGGAAACATTTCACTAAAAGCCTCGTCTCCTACACTTCAATGAGAGGTATATGTGCAGGAAACTAGAGTAGAAGAGTGTTTTCGTTTGACATGCCTAAAAAGGCATAAGGTTGACACACAAGAATGGTTCCAAATGATTTTTGCAAAGACCAACAGGAACACTGCTGCCAGTATATTCATGTAGCTTTTATGTGACACATGAAATTTACAGTATTTATGTCTTTGTTCACGTGTATCCTGCAAGGACTATAAGGCAGGGGGTTTCAGTAAGGGACAGGGATACGAACTGAGGGGGGACCAGATCTCATGTCCTCAAGAATAAGGCTGAAAAGTGTTTGAGCAATTGGGCCTTCTTTACCTGTGAAGGAACATGGAAAGCAATTGGCATTTGGCAGATGTTGGAGTTTGCAGTAAACCATGAAATGTTTTAAAGAAAGTTGACATGATTAAAACTAGCTAACTGAATTTTAAGAAAGAATTCTTCTTACCGGAGCCAATCATCTGATCATCCCACTGAACAACAGGTTTGACAAGAATTCCACTCCCAATGAGCATCATCTCGTcggcctccttcccttcctggacACTCACATTCCTTGAAGATATCCCACTGAGCATTCCATTCTCCACTAGCTGCTCGGCAAGGGCCAGAACCCGTTTTGCCGTGCACCCACTCAGGATCTTGTCGAAGCGGGGCATGAGAAGTTCCTTGTTCGGTGTCACAAAGCCAACATTCATGTTTGAACCCTCAGCAACGAAATCCTCATCATCCAACCAGATGCCGGTAAACCCACCATTTTCCTCACCTTCCAGCTTGGTGAGTGCATTCGGCAGGTAGTTTACATTTTTCATGACCGCAAACTGTGGAGACTTTACCGGTATGGATGATGTAATCACTTTGCAGCCCGACGGTTCTGGCAAAGATGGACTTTCAATGACAACAGCGTAGAGAGCTGGGTTTCTACAGCCAGATGAAGATAATTGGAAGTCTCCAGGTCCAACAGACAACCAGTACCTGAGTGATCCTTGAGGACATTTTGATGCACACACAGTTTGAATAAGTACACTTCGAATTGTTGAACGGTCAAATGGCAATGGGATTTTGGCCATCTGTGCAGAATTCAGGAAGCGGTCGATATGCTGTTCTAACTCATAAAGGTGACTGCCAGTAATATGGAAAAAAAAGTTAAGTAATTGGTACTGATGAAGTTTGGACCATTACTTAAAAGAAATTGAGGAAAAACAATAACCCCTTGTTCACTTGCCAAATTCACACACAACTGCACACACGCATGCAAGAATGAATGCATGTGCGTAGACAAGAAGAAACTTAAAAACTGACAAACTTTAATATATATACTAAGAGTAAATGACGGGTTAAGTAGAAAAAAGATAGACATCTTAGAAATTCATGCTAGTTGATAGAAGCAGATTTCTTACCCATCCATAATAGCAGCAGTATCAAAAACACCATGTCCTCTATGGACCATGTGGTCATCAAGCGGTATCACCATTGCTGAGGGATCTGTGGTAATTCCACCAAAAATACTAGAGTACATGGCCACGTAATTTTGACTTCTAGCACCAGATGCTTGGAACGCATCAAGCCTTTCTGCAATCTATAGGAAATAAAGCTCAGTTTTACTTAAGTTTGTGTTGTGGCACCACGTTTCAAGAGAAGATCCTACTTTCATCAATCGCTTCGTCAACACATCTTAGACAAATATTAAACTGTTGGGAATAAAAAAATCTAATGCAGTTTAGATGCATAATTCACGTTTCCCGTTTTTTCTATACAATCTGATAAAGAAGTTGGAACTTAAGAAATGCTCCAAGGCAGTCTCTACCTTCATGTAAGTACTAGGGTATGCCTTGAAGGAAAACTTCTGATTGGACACTTGCCAAATTGAACCCAGTGGCAATCCCCAAATGTCTTTCTATAACTCTGCAGATTGTTTTGCTAATCAAGAAAGCTAAGCGAAGATGAAACAGTGCTTCGAGGTTGCCAAACATACAGTGGTTGCAACAAACAGTTCTGAAGAACTTCAATGCAGAATACAGTGTCCATCTAGCGTACGCTAACAGTGTAATGTATAATGTAGACAACTGTGCGCTAACCAAAGCATTAGCTAGTAACTACGACGAGTACAAGAGTAATGAGAACAAGTAGGACAGTTTGTTTCGAAAAGATGGAAGCATCAAACTTCCATGTTTTGCAAATGCCAGCAAAAGATTCCAATTAAACTATAGCAGACAAGACAAGAGACAAAGAAGTCCACCTCAGAGAAAGACAAGAGAGGGACATCAATTGGATTGACAATGGTGCCGGCCGGTGCTGCAGAACAAAGTAGCTGTTTAGTTTAATATTATTGCAAAAGGGACTGCTAAGAGTGGTGTTGGTCTCGGTACACACAACGGATTTCATGTATGTGAGAGCAGAGACCTGAGAATTATGATATTTCCAAAAGTATCTAAATACAACCAGAGATACCTAAAAGGTATCAAAGGGCGAAACACGACCATTTGTGCTCAACTCAGCTGGTGTTAAATATATGCAGTTATTTCAAACCCAAATAATCAAGATGTAAGGAGTAGGAAATTATCACTAATTTGTAGAAATACAGTCTTTTTTGGGGAAATTGTAGAAATACCATGTTTGACTAGAGGAACTGGCCTCACACTGCATCAGCCTATCATGAAGGATCATCATGAAACAGAGTCACCAAAACAAACAACACATATCCTGATCAGCATGAGCTCACGATACAACAACACTACACATAAACGCAACACATATCCAGTCTTGGTTGATGGTTGATGAAAATTCAGGTGGGCAGTTTTCTCTGCCCCCGGTGAcgcttcaa
Above is a window of Triticum aestivum cultivar Chinese Spring chromosome 6B, IWGSC CS RefSeq v2.1, whole genome shotgun sequence DNA encoding:
- the LOC123136809 gene encoding D-amino-acid transaminase, chloroplastic codes for the protein MAHLSAPPAAAGHRVSPSHRPILAVKKIAPSSGRAVAPAGLPSWRAAVATAAASSNRAAPAGTIVNPIDVPLLSFSEIAERLDAFQASGARSQNYVAMYSSIFGGITTDPSAMVIPLDDHMVHRGHGVFDTAAIMDGHLYELEQHIDRFLNSAQMAKIPLPFDRSTIRSVLIQTVCASKCPQGSLRYWLSVGPGDFQLSSSGCRNPALYAVVIESPSLPEPSGCKVITSSIPVKSPQFAVMKNVNYLPNALTKLEGEENGGFTGIWLDDEDFVAEGSNMNVGFVTPNKELLMPRFDKILSGCTAKRVLALAEQLVENGMLSGISSRNVSVQEGKEADEMMLIGSGILVKPVVQWDDQMIGSGKEGPIAQTLFSLILEDMRSGPPSVRIPVPY